Part of the Equus asinus isolate D_3611 breed Donkey chromosome 28, EquAss-T2T_v2, whole genome shotgun sequence genome is shown below.
tttgttgaatgtagTAATTAGGTATTTATGAATATATGCTGTAATTTCTGACaacatccaaaaaaataaaatcttcctaaATCATATTCAGAGGGAAATCTTTTTTATGTTATaataaggccaaaaaaaaaaaaaaaagctcaacaGCTTTATAGCTTTGCAGGTAAAACATAAAGACAGATTCAGTTGTGCCTCAGCCAGGTTTGAAGAGAAAGGTGGTATGAGGTGAGAGCCGAGATACACAGGACTCCTGACCTCCACCATGACACCATGACACGTGGCTTCACACTGCAAGATTCCTCAAATTAAATCTGAAGGATCCCGAGGGAGGTAAAAAGGCAAGTCCTGTCATCTGAAAGCAACCCTCTCAACAGCCACCTGAAATGATGGAGACCAGGTCTTCTGTGTCCTAATCCCTCTGTGTCTGGCCCTTCAGTGTTGAAACAGTCACAGCTGCTTGTCGGGGGGACACCTGGGTAGCGATTTGGAACCGAGAAGTAGTGGTCGAGTAACCTGGAGTGAGTTTGGACTTGAAACACTGAAGGAAGGGCAAAGAGCACCACACATTCCTTAGGTTCAGCTGATCAGATATGTACACTCATCAGAAAGCCCTCGAGATAACATGCTACTGCTTTAACAATGGCGCCACAGCGGAAAGCCAGCTGGTTACAGAACCTGCTCACCACGACTAGACAATCATTTCCCCTGGCGAGGTAATGTAATTTCTAGAAGGGACTTAGCGATTGCAAAACGCTACAATCGGAAACTTTCTcctatgaagaaaaagaatttatccTTATTTGAGCCATGCTACCTATAACAAAGCTTTCCCCTCAGCCCATCAAGAGCAGAGTGGTATCAGTCCAACTTTCCTGCTTTAGCATCGTGAAGACAGCGTCGTTTGTGCGCCTGATAACATGGAATTAGTTTCTCCCTGACTTTCCCCTTGATAAGCGACCCTTTAAACCTTAACCAGAAGCAGCCGAGAGAACGAGAGACACCCAGAGTGTCGGTCTGAAGTTTAGTCGCCTGTGATACACCGTTCGCTTCAGTCCATCAGATCGTTGTAGCCACATGGCTCGCTCCTTTTACTTGCTAGTTACGCAGGAAAAAGATCTCAAAAGAGATTTGGGTTGCCATCTTTATTGTGTCTCAGGGCTCAGGTGGTAAACACTGACCAGCGTCACTAGCTGCTTATCTGCTATCCTCTGAGCAACCCCTGTAAGGAGATTCTAAATTTAGCCCAGAGATcaggatcaaaaagaaaaaaaaaagccctaggCCACGTGGCCATTCCTACTGTCTTTTAAAAGCAACACCTGATGTCGCTGAGCACTCACCCACACGTGACAGTTCCGTGCGGGAGACCTGAGGCTCTGCTGGGAAAAAGAACTTGTTTTGCCAAAGCTTTTTTCTTCCCCCATAAAAGAACAGCTGGCTTCTCGGGACAGATGTGGAACGAGAGCGCCTTAATGACTAAGCGCAGACCTGTTGCTTCCCCACCATGTTAGGAATCCATCCCTTACTTCACGACACGTTTGCCACACTCAAAAATGGTTCTGAAACTCCAGAACTCCAGTACCTCTGTCCGTCCCGAGCGCTCCCACGCCACCCGGCATGCCTCCGGCAGCACACGCGAGGCCTTTACAGATGTGTCTTTCTCTAGAAGTCTTGAGACTGGGTGCTCGGAGAAGGCTGCAGGTTTGTTCGGAGCTTGTACATGTGGTTGAGCGCTTGTGTGAGGAAAGCCCCACTGGTGTTGATCTCCATCAAGGTCAAGTTATCCAGCTAAAACAAGGAAACAGGCTGGGTTGGTCGAGTTTTTGATTTTtgagaaaaaggtaaaatctgaataaaaacaAGAAACCAATAATAAAAGCCCAGCCCAGCTAGTAACCCTGCCTGCGACAGCCTCAGCGGGCAGGACGCCCTGGGAAGTCGCTCAGCAGCACCAGGCCCGCACGGACCTCCGAGGGGCGCAGCTGCGGGGGCAGGGCCAGCCACGCACCCACCTTGGCGTGCGCCTCCTGCTCCCTCACAAAGCGGTCAGCAGACACCCGAAGCTTGGCGATGCGAGTGTCCCACACATCCTTGATCAGGGTCCGGATCTCATCTGCTTTGGGGATGTTGTCTGAAGCACTAAAGGAAGCCAGAGGTGAAATCAGTCACTTAAGAGCACTCGGGAAACTAAAGCAACGACCAGGGAGAAGTGGCTTTTTAAGAAATGCTGCTCGGCTTCAGGCAAAATACAAGAGCTGTTCTAGACTcaaaatttgttttgctttgttttcaattttaaaacgTAAGCATTTCTAGCAGCTAAGTTTGGTGCCAGGGAAAGGCAGCCATGATCCACAGAGTTATCTGTGCTCACGTTAACTGTCCCATGGCAGGCTGTGGTCCCAGGACTTCTGTTTACCTAAAGAAATTAGGGATCGGGGAACAAGCTCTAAATTGGACATTGTCTGTCTCAGGATAACTCAGTGTTCCGTGCTAGAGAATTTCCATCTAGAACGAATTTGTTTCAAGGGCTGGCTGGAGGTCATGACTTCTGTTGCTCATAGCTTGTCCGTATCCAAGGGCTTACAACCCACCAGAGAAAGATGACGACAGGCTCTGTGCCatgcactgtgctgagcactacGCAGCATTTCTACCTCACAAAAGCCCTGAAGGATGGGTACTGCCTCACtctacagagaaaagaaaaatacatttacaaaAGTCACAAATTGCATAACTGAGCATAAACTGAGCACACCTATACACAGCAAATTCTGGGTAAAAATTTGAACTGGAGTCGGCGAGGGGCAATGACAGCCTTCctgtttgaaatatattttacattaacctttgaaggaaaagacaacctagaaGATAAAAGCCGAAGCCAACGTCATCCAGCACCAGGCATTCTAGGGTAAGCTGAAATGGCCGCCACCTGTTAAACTCAGCTGTCATTAGTAAATGGAGAACCAGTGGCATAAATTCTATGTAGCAGATTTTATTTAAGACCCAAACATTTGGATTTTACGCTTTGAACAGCAGGTTAAAGAACAAAGCTCCTTGTTAACTGAACTGCAGAACAAAGGCAAAATTAGGTCCCTTAGTTGaatgaattataaaaaattatgaaacaaggTTTTCAATAGGAACTGCACACCTAATACATTGAATTTCAGAAACCAAGGATGAACAGGCCCCTCATCTCTGCTCCCAAGTTCTCCCTTCCGAGTCACTCCCCACCGCCACAGCAGGCTCTCAGACCCAGCGGATGATGCACCCCTGCCTGAACACCCTCCCAGGGACTCTCCACCACAGGGTAACCCGCCCCTCCCACATTCTATGCATGCCCCAACATTCTCTGTTGCCCCACACACACCGTGCCTTTCACACTTCGTGCCTTCCGCTTACACTCCTCTCCCCTAGCAAATTCTCCCTCATCCTTCAAGCCAGGGATCCCTTCTCTGGCACCACCAGGCATTAGGGTTGCATCCTGACATACTCTGAAAAGTATTTAATACCGCAGTGTGGCTACTGGTTAACAGGTTCACACCTCTCCCATCTAAACTGGGAACTCCAGCATACACGACTGTCTCCTCTGTCTAGTGGCACACTTAGTCTGTCATATGCTTAGTGTCTTGTGACCTGCAGCCTCATGACAACTTAAGGACGAGTCCATGATATGCACCCCAACTTCCATTTGCATTCAGCAGTGCCATTCAGTGGGCCCCTGGCCCTTCTGCTCTACAGCAGGCAGTAGGGAGCTCCTGAATTTTTCTTCTAGTTCTGCCCTTGAATCCATCAATTAAAAGGTGCTCAGGGCTTCAAAAGCTTGACATTTTGCAACTTACATTTTAAGTATCTCCCAAGCAAAATTATCCACACTTGCCCGGCCCTCCCACTGATTTCatacatacattcattcattcaacaaacctgtgagcaccaggcactgtgctggtgcACACAAGATACAGCCCCTGCCCATTAGAACTGAGGTGGGGAGAGCACAGCTAGACAGGTGATAAGAAATTACAGCTGACAAATGCCATGGAGGTGTACAGGACTGCCGAGAGGACAGGCACACTTAACCTGGGAGGAAGTACCTGTTACGCTAACCCAAAAGAGGGGCAGGGGACAGATGGACCtactgggcagagggaacagcatatgcaaagccCTGGGGACCTTGGTGTATAAAGAAGTGAAAGAGACCGACATGAGGCTGGAAGCTGGAGAATCAGCAGGAGGAAGCATTAGgagtgaaaggaggaggaagagcaggctgTGCAGGGCCCTGACCGCCAGGCCCAGGGCTTTAGACCAAAGCCTGGAGAGGCCGTGAGGAGCAGGGCAGTCACAGGGAGCTTCGTCTCGAAGAGCCCACTCCAGCTGCAACATGGAGGACGAAGGAGAGGCCGGTGGGAGCCAGAACTGGATGGAGGGAAACGAGAAGCTGCTAGGGCACATTTTTGCTATTAGAGGGCCTCCTTACAGCTCAGGGTCAGCGGCAAGTGTGAGCCCTGGGGCCTTTCCCGTGAAAGACGTGCTAGACTCAAATGCACGCgcccaaagaagaaaaaggggggAAGCTTTACTAACAGAACGTGGAGTTAGAAAAAGCCTGCCACCCGAGGTGTGATGGAGTCTCCACACTGGGGTCCAACGTCGAATGAAttaggaggcaggagggaaagaACCAAGGGATTTACCGGGAGAGGGAGGCAAAGAGGAAAAACGAGAACGAGGGAGCGAGCGAGCAAGACCGGGGGCAAGCGTGCGTCCGCACACAAACGGCTCCCAGAGCACGGATCTGAGGAGGCGGGCCCAGGGGTACCGCTCACTCGGTAGCCAGCGGTTAGGGGGTGAGAACCGTGAGCTCCATGTCGCCTGTGGGCTCTAAGAACTGAGATATACTCACTGATTTAGCAGGAGTTTGGTGAGTTCCATGTAGTAAGGGCTGGGCATAGGGGTAAAAGTTTCTTCCTTTCGTTCGTGATCCCTAATGTTCTCCAACTTCTCTGAAATTTCAGaagtgaataaatacattttaccATCACCATAacccaaacattttttttaaatcttccaaaCTTACCAAGTGCCTATATTACCTATTCAGTCAActaacaaatacatgaaaaaaacacTTTTTGGGATAACATGTCACTAGCTAGGTGATTCAGGGCCTATTTCCTCAAAAACTTCTCTTAGAGAAGGTGgtaaatttttgttattgttattgctttGACCTGCAGGAAATATTACTGAAAAGAACGCCAGAGTCAGAAGTTCTTTTCTGAGGGAAAGAGCAAAGTTTTCTACCTTTGAAGCAAGAAGTGATGAAAGTAACCAGTGACTGGAGAGATTTACTTATCTATAGCAAGCCTAGTTCAGAAGAGAGCGAGACAACCTACAGCTACCGCCCCTCcggcctgggggtggggtgagggtaaAGGGCTGAAAGCCGGGCATCTGGAACCAGCCGCTGAGCCCAGCCCCAAGCAGCAGCAGCACCCCtccccacgtgccacaactgccTTGCCCCTTGCTCCTGTCTCACTGGCCTGAGGAAACCCTAGTCTTGAGTCTGGACTGCCCACTGTGGCGAAGGGACACACACAGACGCAACTATGCTGGGCGGTCTCACTTTAAATGCTTGACCATCCATCTCTGGGGGCCCATGGTGCCATCTTGCAATCTTACTGTACATCCCGGGTTCATTCACCCCGTCACTTGCAATCCTGCCTGCCTCTTCATGCCTTCTTTCCTCATCTTGCCGCCCCGGCTCTCCTCGAGGCCTTGCTGAGCCTGCACTCTCCTGCCACCACATCTCCCAACctccctgcctctgtccccacacAGGAGGAACAGCCTCCTGGACGTGCACTGGACCCTGCTCTCTCTCCCACCAGGACACCACTCCAGCAGCTCTCTCTCGCTCTTGAATGATCACTGTTTCGGTCACTATTTACCATTCCATCAAGCTTACTGCAACATCCtccatcttaaaaagaaaaccctcCCCTGACACCAATCCTCCTCCAGCTACCATCCATTTCTCACGCCCTTTACAGCAAAACTTCAAGAGTTGTCTGACACTGGCGTTAACTTCCTCCCCTCAACCACTCGGGTGGGGGTCTATCCCGCCCCGCCACCAACACAGCTCACCAAGGCCCAGGCAAACCCAACGGCCACACGTCAGTCTTCGCATCGGACAAGGGTCAGTCCTCCTTGGAGCATATTTATCACTTCGTGGCTGGAACACCACTCGGAGATCTCTTCTCATCTCGCTGATCCCTCCGGGTCTTCCTGACCTCTCAACAGTGGGGTATAGAGCTCAGGTGCCCGCCCCTTCTCCACTGCCTAAACCCACAGCCCCTGTgatctcctcctgcctcctggaaACACCACGTGCTCACGACTTCCAAATTTACATCCCCAGATGAGCCCCTCTCGGAATTCCTGACTCCAGGCCCCACTGCCCACATTAATTCCACTTGGATAGCTAATAGGCACCTCGGGGTGACACATTCAAACCCCCACTCCTGGTTCCCAGTGCAGCCCACACACTGCTCCCGCAGCCTTCCTGTCCCAGGATACAGCAGCTCCACCTCGTCTGCAGCTCAGCCGATGACCCTGGCGGGCATCCTTAACTCCTCTCCCAGATCCAAGGCCTGTCCGTCAGCAAATCCCGCTGATTCTTTCTTCAAAACACCCCTACACTCCAACCACACGTACCCACCTCCACCACCAGCTCAGCCTCCCTCAGCTCTCGCCTGGGTAACTCCCTACTACCCTCTCCCCAAGCACATCTCTGCACGGCGGACGGATTCTTTGCTTTTCTGTCATCTAAAGCAGAGTGTAGAACACCTGTTCAAACCCTGCGGTAAATCAGAAGGACAACCCCGAacactggcaaggatgtggaacgaTGGGAAGGCTCATACATTTCTGGCGGGATTCTAACGATGGCTCAACCACTCTGGAGGGCTGGTTGGCAGTTTCCTTCAAAG
Proteins encoded:
- the GINS2 gene encoding DNA replication complex GINS protein PSF2, with amino-acid sequence MDAAEVEFLAEKELVTIIPNFSLDKIYLIGGDLGPFNPGLPVDVPLWLAINLKQRQKCRLVPPEWMDVEKLENIRDHERKEETFTPMPSPYYMELTKLLLNHASDNIPKADEIRTLIKDVWDTRIAKLRVSADRFVREQEAHAKLDNLTLMEINTSGAFLTQALNHMYKLRTNLQPSPSTQSQDF